A stretch of the Parafrankia discariae genome encodes the following:
- a CDS encoding site-specific integrase, protein MEMGAGRGCVQPDMALLAEFGGWLDRERGLSPVSVRCYCKQLKAFLAGIGGAGAVSGLDAGAVTAFMVAWTQDRNRWSAKAMVTSLRAFLRFAHATGRTAVPLVGAVPAVASWRMSSLPRGLKAAEIERLLAGCDRDTAVGLRDYAVLSLLARLGLRGAEAAGLQLGDIAWRVGEIAVTGKGSRTERLPLPALVGEALAAWLTGGRPTCESRSVFVTVRRPYRPLTPESVRALMGRACERAGLDRRGTHRFRHALATEMLRAGASLPEVGQVLRHRSQLSTSLYAKVDQNALRPLARRWPEAGQ, encoded by the coding sequence ATGGAGATGGGTGCGGGTCGGGGCTGCGTGCAGCCGGATATGGCGCTGCTGGCGGAGTTCGGTGGCTGGCTGGACCGAGAGCGGGGTCTGTCGCCGGTGTCGGTGCGCTGCTATTGCAAGCAGTTGAAGGCGTTCCTGGCCGGGATCGGCGGGGCGGGCGCGGTCAGCGGCCTGGACGCGGGCGCGGTGACCGCGTTCATGGTGGCCTGGACGCAGGACCGCAACAGGTGGTCGGCGAAGGCGATGGTGACGTCGCTGCGCGCGTTCCTGCGGTTCGCGCACGCGACCGGGCGGACAGCGGTCCCGCTGGTGGGGGCCGTTCCCGCGGTCGCGTCGTGGCGGATGTCGTCGCTGCCCCGCGGTCTGAAAGCCGCGGAGATCGAGCGGCTGCTGGCCGGCTGCGACCGGGACACGGCGGTGGGCCTGCGGGACTATGCGGTCCTGTCGCTGCTGGCTCGACTCGGCCTGCGGGGTGCCGAGGCCGCCGGGCTGCAACTCGGTGACATCGCCTGGCGGGTCGGCGAGATCGCGGTCACCGGTAAGGGCAGCCGGACCGAGAGGCTCCCGCTGCCGGCCCTGGTAGGGGAGGCACTCGCCGCCTGGCTGACGGGCGGGCGGCCGACGTGCGAGTCGCGGTCGGTGTTCGTGACGGTCCGGCGGCCCTACCGGCCCCTGACACCGGAGTCGGTCCGGGCCCTCATGGGCAGGGCCTGCGAACGGGCCGGGCTGGACCGGCGTGGCACCCACCGGTTCCGGCATGCGCTGGCGACCGAGATGCTGCGGGCCGGGGCATCGCTGCCTGAGGTCGGGCAGGTACTACGGCACCGCAGCCAGCTATCGACCTCGCTTTATGCCAAGGTCGACCAGAACGCGCTGCGTCCGCTGGCTCGCCGGTGGCCGGAGGCCGGGCAGTGA
- a CDS encoding tyrosine-type recombinase/integrase — MSGLRASAEEYLALRRALGFKLESHGPRLMSFVRFCEERGATVVTTDLAVGWATSTASDHEAYQARRLDVVRIFARHLQPLDPATEVPPADVLDRRQWRIPPYLYSPQEITALMSAAGQLRPAMRAATWRTLIGLLAVTGMRQGEACRLGRDDVDLNAETITVEDSKFGKSRLVFLHPTAAAALRVYARVREETFPQAEAGTFLVNSLGWPLDRRNTPHTFAVLVTAAGITAPPGQRAPRLHDLRHVFTVATMLDWYRDGADVQARLPVLSTWLGHIDPKSTYWYLSAVPELLALAAARLEPASREQAAS, encoded by the coding sequence GTGAGCGGGCTGAGGGCCAGCGCTGAGGAGTACCTCGCCCTGCGCAGGGCTCTGGGGTTCAAGCTGGAGAGCCACGGGCCGAGGCTGATGAGCTTCGTCCGGTTCTGCGAAGAGCGTGGTGCCACCGTGGTGACCACGGACCTGGCGGTGGGGTGGGCGACCTCGACCGCCAGCGACCACGAGGCCTACCAGGCCCGCCGCCTCGACGTGGTGCGGATCTTCGCCCGCCACCTGCAGCCGCTGGACCCGGCCACCGAGGTCCCGCCCGCCGACGTGCTGGATCGCCGCCAGTGGCGGATCCCGCCCTACCTCTACTCCCCGCAGGAGATCACCGCCCTGATGAGCGCGGCGGGCCAGCTCCGGCCGGCCATGCGGGCGGCGACCTGGCGGACGCTGATCGGCCTGCTGGCCGTGACCGGGATGCGCCAGGGCGAAGCCTGCCGCCTCGGCCGTGACGACGTTGACCTGAACGCCGAGACGATCACGGTCGAGGACTCCAAGTTCGGCAAGTCCCGCCTGGTGTTCCTGCACCCGACCGCAGCCGCCGCCTTACGCGTCTACGCGCGGGTCCGCGAGGAGACGTTCCCGCAGGCTGAGGCGGGCACGTTCCTCGTCAACAGCCTCGGCTGGCCGTTGGACCGTCGCAACACCCCCCACACGTTCGCCGTGCTCGTCACGGCGGCCGGCATCACCGCCCCACCCGGGCAGCGGGCCCCACGGCTGCATGACCTGCGGCACGTCTTCACGGTCGCAACAATGCTGGACTGGTATCGCGACGGCGCCGACGTCCAGGCCCGCCTCCCGGTCCTGTCCACATGGCTGGGTCACATCGACCCGAAGTCCACCTACTGGTATCTCTCCGCCGTCCCCGAGCTCCTCGCCCTGGCAGCCGCCAGGCTCGAACCCGCCAGCCGGGAACAGGCGGCATCGTGA
- a CDS encoding tyrosine-type recombinase/integrase, with the protein MTDLAPVLQGFFTDRLARQKNASPHTVAAYRDTCRLLLTFAQTKTGTPPSQLSLADLNATLIGDFLHHLEEQRGNGTATRNARLAAIHSLFTYAAPRAPEHAAVISQVLAIPPRRRERAIVSYLTAEEIDALVAAPDRSTWHGRRDRSLLLLDVQTGLRVSELTGLTRHDIHLGPGPHVRCHGKGRKDRATPLTTQTVKVMRTWLAELSPDPGGPLFPTQPGRRLSHDAVERLVAKHATIAANTCPSIKDKHVTPHTLRHSAAMTLLKAGVDTSVIALWLGHEGTDTTQVYLHADMTIKEKALARVQQPGT; encoded by the coding sequence GTGACCGACCTGGCCCCCGTCCTGCAAGGGTTCTTCACCGACCGACTCGCCCGGCAGAAGAACGCCAGCCCCCACACCGTCGCCGCCTACCGCGACACCTGCCGGCTCCTGCTCACCTTCGCCCAGACCAAGACCGGCACGCCGCCCAGCCAGCTCAGCCTCGCCGACCTCAACGCCACGCTCATCGGCGATTTCCTTCATCACCTTGAAGAACAGCGAGGGAACGGAACCGCCACCCGCAACGCCCGCCTGGCCGCGATCCACTCCCTGTTCACCTACGCCGCCCCCAGAGCTCCCGAGCACGCCGCCGTGATCAGCCAGGTCCTGGCGATCCCACCCCGGCGGCGCGAACGAGCGATCGTCAGCTACCTCACCGCCGAGGAGATCGACGCGCTGGTCGCGGCACCCGACCGCAGCACCTGGCACGGCCGCCGCGACCGGTCCCTGCTCCTCCTCGACGTCCAGACCGGACTGCGCGTCTCCGAACTCACCGGCCTGACCAGGCACGACATCCACCTCGGACCCGGCCCGCACGTCCGCTGCCACGGCAAAGGCCGCAAGGACCGGGCCACCCCACTCACCACCCAGACCGTCAAGGTCATGCGGACCTGGCTCGCTGAACTCAGCCCCGACCCGGGCGGCCCGCTGTTCCCCACCCAGCCCGGCCGCCGGCTCTCTCATGACGCCGTCGAGCGCCTCGTCGCCAAGCACGCCACCATCGCCGCGAACACCTGCCCATCGATCAAGGACAAACACGTCACCCCACACACGCTGCGGCATTCAGCAGCCATGACGCTTCTGAAAGCCGGAGTCGACACCTCAGTCATCGCCCTCTGGCTTGGTCACGAAGGCACCGACACCACCCAGGTTTACCTTCACGCCGACATGACCATCAAGGAAAAGGCCCTCGCTCGCGTCCAACAGCCCGGCACC